The genomic interval AACCTGGGCGCCTACGACAACAACGCGCCGCGGTCGTCGCCGACCGGCCCACCCTGGCCGGGCTCGCCGGCGCGGTCTTCCTGACTCCGTCGCACACGACCCTCCGGTAGACGCCCGCCGCCGGTCCGGCCGCCCGGGAGTGGATCGAGCAGGCGCACGGCAAGGCGTTCACCAGCGGAGCAGAGGCCGTCCTGCGCGCCGTCGGCGAGCTGAGCGTGGAAGCTGCCGCGGACCTGTTGCGTGAGGCGCTCGATGCCTGGGCCAGCTCCGAAGCAGCACTGGCTGGTATCGGGCTCGGCGGCCTCCTGGAGGCACCGCCGCGCCAGCGGCCTGCCGACCCGATGGACGCCTTCCGTGAGGCCGGAATCGAGGTCGTCACGCTCGACGACCTCGACCTGCCCGACGACGTCGACCCCTACCACCTGGACCCAGGACCGAAACGACGAGCGACCGGTCAGACGGTCACATGATTCGCCGGACGGAACCTAGCGGCAGCGGGCATGACGTAGGGAGGAAACCCTCTGGGGCCGGGGCCATCGGGGACGAGCTTGTCGGCTTACTTCGGTGGGGATTCCAGGACGAGGCGGATCTCCGTGATCTCATAGCCCGCGCGGTCGAAGGCGGCGGCCATCGGAACGTTGACGGTGTCCGTCGTAGCGGTAATGCGGTCGGCGCCCTCGCTCGCGTGGAACCTGGTGATCTCGGCGAGTATTTCGTCGATACGGCCCTGACCGCGCTGCTCTGGGACGACACCCAGATAGCCGACGTTTCGGTGGTAGGGGGTCGCGGAAGGGATGGCCAGGCCCGCCAGCGTGCCGTCCGGGAGTTCGGCAAGGCGCCACCAGGAGCGCTCACCAGGACAGTCGCGGTAGAACTCGATGTCCTCGCGGGCCAATTGCTCGGCGTCCATCGAGCGGAGCTCGTTCTGTGTGTGCAGATCCAGGCTCCCAGCCGACAGCCGGACAAACGCGTCGAGGAACTCCTCGTCCGTACCCTCGCGGAAGATCAGCTTCCCCGCAGGCACAGGGACCTCGGCAGCGGGTGTCCACTCGTACCGCAGACGCTCGATCTCGCTGCTCAGTCCGGACCTGCGTGCCGCCTCCCTGCGCCAGGCCACCGCATCGGCCAACACCGGGCTGCTCCGCCAGTCGCGGGGCAGCGAGATGTTGTAAGCAGGAAGAGCCCCGAGGGCGGCATGGCCAGCTGCAAGCAGCCCGGAGGCGACGGCGACCGGGTCGACGACGCTGGAGCGTACCTGGAGGCAATCGAGCGCGATCGGCCGCGCGCTGTCGGCACGGCCCCACCACAGGGCGCGAGCCAGGATCTCTCCATTCTCGTCCTCAGCGAACCAGATCCACTCAGGGCGGAACTGGTTGCTCGCGCGCTCCTCTCGGATCCTTTCCGC from Streptomyces sp. CC0208 carries:
- a CDS encoding GNAT family protein; the encoded protein is MLFRAATADPADLDRAAAYPADGPIPALSAERIREERASNQFRPEWIWFAEDENGEILARALWWGRADSARPIALDCLQVRSSVVDPVAVASGLLAAGHAALGALPAYNISLPRDWRSSPVLADAVAWRREAARRSGLSSEIERLRYEWTPAAEVPVPAGKLIFREGTDEEFLDAFVRLSAGSLDLHTQNELRSMDAEQLAREDIEFYRDCPGERSWWRLAELPDGTLAGLAIPSATPYHRNVGYLGVVPEQRGQGRIDEILAEITRFHASEGADRITATTDTVNVPMAAAFDRAGYEITEIRLVLESPPK